In Desulfobulbus oralis, one DNA window encodes the following:
- the lptA gene encoding lipopolysaccharide transport periplasmic protein LptA, with the protein MHLFSFVVSPAAGRCVRNMAAFALAAALGLGAFGPEAARADDAPIDIEADRMVSRENENAVAFLGKVVARQGPMTIRASSMTVYYDNSAKGDKAAGQIDRLICQRDVKITQGDWLGTGDRLDYFAKTRKAVLSGNAKAWNGPNMVSGKTITYFMNEKRSEVDRDDGPVRAVFRAGTGQ; encoded by the coding sequence ATGCACCTTTTCTCCTTTGTTGTCTCTCCTGCAGCAGGCCGCTGTGTCCGGAACATGGCCGCCTTTGCCCTGGCGGCCGCTCTGGGGCTGGGCGCCTTTGGCCCGGAGGCTGCCAGGGCCGATGACGCGCCGATCGATATCGAGGCCGACCGGATGGTTTCCCGGGAGAACGAAAATGCCGTGGCTTTTTTGGGCAAGGTGGTGGCCAGGCAGGGGCCCATGACCATCCGTGCCAGCAGCATGACCGTCTACTACGACAACAGCGCGAAAGGCGACAAGGCGGCAGGCCAGATCGACCGGCTGATATGCCAGCGCGATGTCAAGATCACCCAGGGCGACTGGCTGGGCACCGGCGACAGGCTGGACTACTTTGCCAAGACCCGCAAGGCGGTGCTGAGCGGCAATGCCAAGGCATGGAACGGCCCCAACATGGTTTCCGGCAAGACCATCACCTACTTCATGAACGAGAAGCGCTCGGAGGTGGATCGGGACGACGGCCCCGTGCGCGCCGTGTTCCGGGCCGGAACGGGTCAGTGA
- the lptB gene encoding LPS export ABC transporter ATP-binding protein yields the protein MPGDSVLETRSLCKEYRRRRVVDNVSLQVRHASVVGLLGPNGAGKTTTFYAIAGFVRPTTGAIFLDNRDITSLPIHKRAHLGITYLAQDSSIFKKLTVEENVRIVLEPLGLPRNEINNRIWDLLAELKVEHLAGNKGSTLSGGERRRVEIIRALATQPRFILLDEPFAGVDPLSVADLQQIIRQLKERGIGVLISDHNVRETLQVCDFAYIMNSGQVLTSGVAQDITASVVARKMYLGDNFHM from the coding sequence ATGCCGGGCGATTCGGTGCTTGAAACCCGGAGCCTCTGCAAGGAGTACCGCAGACGGCGGGTCGTGGACAATGTCAGCCTCCAGGTGCGTCATGCCTCGGTGGTGGGTCTGCTTGGTCCCAACGGCGCCGGCAAGACAACCACCTTTTATGCCATTGCGGGCTTTGTCCGCCCCACCACGGGCGCAATTTTTCTGGACAATCGGGATATCACCTCATTGCCCATCCACAAGCGGGCCCATCTGGGCATTACCTATCTGGCCCAGGATTCCTCGATTTTCAAAAAGCTCACGGTCGAGGAAAATGTCCGCATTGTCCTGGAGCCTCTGGGCCTGCCCCGCAACGAAATCAACAACCGCATCTGGGATCTTCTGGCCGAACTCAAGGTCGAGCATCTGGCGGGCAACAAGGGCAGCACCCTTTCCGGCGGCGAGCGGCGGCGGGTGGAGATCATCCGGGCCCTGGCCACCCAGCCCCGCTTCATTCTTCTGGACGAACCCTTTGCCGGGGTCGACCCGCTTTCCGTGGCCGACCTGCAGCAGATCATCCGTCAGCTCAAGGAACGGGGCATCGGCGTACTGATTTCGGATCACAACGTGCGCGAAACCCTGCAGGTCTGCGATTTTGCCTATATCATGAACAGCGGCCAGGTACTCACGAGCGGAGTGGCGCAGGATATCACGGCAAGCGTGGTGGCGCGCAAGATGTATCTGGGCGACAACTTCCACATGTAA